A genomic stretch from Juglans microcarpa x Juglans regia isolate MS1-56 chromosome 3S, Jm3101_v1.0, whole genome shotgun sequence includes:
- the LOC121258654 gene encoding uncharacterized mitochondrial protein AtMg00810-like, with the protein MDVHNAFLHGDLNEEIYMDIPPGYNIHKEQIEGEKLVCKLNKSLYGLKQTSRQWFSKFSNSLTSIGFQQSKSDYSLFTKVSQKGFTTLLVYVDDIIVGGDSQDEIDSLQTYLHSKFKLKDLGPLKYFLGLEVAKSSSGINFCQRKYTLETLEDAGLLGTKTVSTPIELNHRLSHTTNEILQDPTAYRRLIGRLIYLTITRPDITYVVNVLSQFMDKPSQTHMHSAYRVLRYLKGSIGQGIFLLSRSPLHLKAYSDSDWAACPEIRRSVTSFCVFIEDSLVSWKSKKQVTVSRSSAEAEYRALATTSCEIVWLPSLLKEFNINHEQSALLFCDNQAAIHITRNPIFHRRTKHIELDCHFVREKVLAGVITPVHIASKFQLADIFTKALSSSVFQFLLSKMGILNIYVHLEGSLTK; encoded by the coding sequence ATGGATGTTCATAATGCCTTCTTACATGGGGATCTCAATGAGGAAATTTATATGGACATCCCACCAGGTTATAACATTCACAAAGAGCAGATTGAAGGGGAGAAATTAGTATGCAAACTAAATAAGTCCCTCTATGGACTCAAACAAACATCAAGGCAATGGTTCTCAAAGTTTTCCAACTCACTTACTTCTATTGGATTTCAACAATCTAAGTCTGACTATTCTTTATTCACTAAAGTTAGTCAAAAAGGGTTCACAACACTCCTagtgtatgtggatgatatcaTAGTGGGAGGTGATTCTCAAGATGAAATTGATTCACTCCAAACTTACCTTCACAGCAAGTTCAAACTCAAAGACCTTGGACCCCTCAAATATTTCCTAGGCCTAGAGGTTGCAAAGTCATCTTCTGGAATCAATTTCTGTCAAAGGAAGTACACTCTCGAAACATTGGAAGATGCAGGTTTACTTGGCACTAAAACTGTCTCTACACCTATTGAATTGAACCATAGGTTGAGCCACACCACAAATGAGATTCTGCAAGACCCCACAGCCTACAGAAGGCTCATTGGAAGGCTCATTTATTTAACAATTACCAGGCCAGACATTACTTATGTTGTGAATGTTCTAAGCCAATTTATGGACAAGCCTTCACAAACTCATATGCACTCAGCCTATAGAGTTCTAAGATATCTCAAAGGGTCCATAGGTCAGGGCATCTTCTTGTTATCAAGATCACCTCTACACTTGAAAGCATATAGTGACTCTGATTGGGCTGCTTGCCCCGAAATTAGGAGATCTGTCACAAGCTTCTGTGTGTTCATTGAAGACTCATTGGTaagttggaaatcaaagaaacaagtgACTGTCTCCAGGTCTTCAGCTGAGGCAGAATATAGGGCATTGGCTACAACAAGTTGTGAAATCGTATGGCTTCCTAGTCTCTTAAAAGAATTTAACATCAATCATGAACAATCTGCTCTCTTGTTCTGTGATAACCAAGCAGCCATTCACATCACAAGGAATCCTATATTCCATAGAAGGACTAAACACATAGAGCTGGACTGCCATTTTGTTCGAGAAAAAGTCCTAGCTGGAGTAATCACTCCTGTCCATATTGCCTCAAAGTTCCAATTGGCAGACATTTTCACTAAGGCTTTATCATcttctgtttttcaatttttattgtcCAAGATGGGAATCCTAAACATCTATGTCCATCTTGAGGGGAGTCTCACGAAGTAA
- the LOC121258655 gene encoding uncharacterized protein LOC121258655, with protein sequence MTSAKQVWDKLKERFAQPDEARIYHLQHKLSGIVQGHLSLSDYFTQLNAIWKELHSYRPLSCCSCGKCTCDALKNVDAVQQGDYMFKFLMGLNDSYDAVRGQIILLSPLPSMDKTFSLILQEERQRQARNTALPTSEPSALLAYQNFPKKKDRSDLVCHHCGKVGHTKKKCYKLVGFPPNFKFTKPRTGNTSTAPYSANHVAAQITASSHEAPAPSASQLNLSQAQTRHLMDLVNAQFPQLNLGQKPILPTLAPAKPDTTETSSSTTPYSNLAGNHHYLSTLSIHTDHSHSSTVNQCKHSSSSLHEHSNTPWIMDTGATDRMVCSTSFFDSPSSCIQAFVQLPNGTRAQVTHIGTVKLTDSLSLTDVLCVLSFTFNLISVSKLTQKPNTCLFFLKDLCFIQVLSSWMTIGLARFMLDSIICCLLLMTATSTPL encoded by the coding sequence ATGACATCAGCCAAGCAGGTATGGGACAAGCTCAAGGAACGTTTTGCACAACCTGATGAGGCTCGAATCTATCACCTCCAACATAAGCTAAGTGGCATTGTACAAGGACACCTCTCTCTAAGTGATTACTTCACACAACTTAATGCTATTTGGAAAGAATTGCATAGCTATAGACCTCTTTCATGCTGTTCATGTGGAAAGTGTACCTGTGATGCCTTGAAAAATGTTGATGCAGTCCAACAAGGAGATTacatgtttaaatttttaatgggcTTAAATGATAGTTATGATGCTGTGAGGGGGCAAATCATTTTGTTAAGCCCTTTGCCTTCAATGGATAAAACCTTTTCACTAATTTTGCAAGAGGAAAGACAAAGGCAGGCAAGGAACACTGCTCTGCCTACCTCAGAACCTTCTGCCTTACTTGCCTACCAaaattttccaaagaaaaaggACAGGTCAGACTTGGTTTGTCACCATTGTGGTAAGGTTGGACATACAAAGAAAAAATGCTACAAGTTAGTGGGATTCCCACCAAACTTCAAATTTACCAAACCAAGAACTGGGAATACTTCTACTGCACCTTATTCTGCAAATCATGTTGCTGCTCAGATTACTGCCTCAAGCCATGAAGCACCTGCTCCAAGTGCCTCTCAATTGAACCTTTCTCAAGCACAAACACGGCACCTCATGGATCTTGTTAATGCTCAATTTCCTCAGCTAAACTTGGGACAAAAACCAATTCTGCCCACACTTGCTCCTGCCAAACCAGACACTACTGAGACTAGCTCCTCGACCACACCATATTCAAACTTAGCAGGTAATCATCACTACCTCTCCACTCTTTCCATACATACTGATCACTCTCATTCCAGTACTGTGAATCAATGCAAGCACAGTTCATCTTCCCTACATGAGCACTCTAATACACCATGGATCATGGACACAGGAGCCACTGATCGCATGGTGTGCTCCACCTCCTTCTTTGACAGTCCCTCATCATGCATACAAGCCTTTGTGCAACTCCCAAATGGTACAAGGGCTCAAGTCACACACATTGGCACTGTTAAGTTAACAGATTCTCTATCACTAACTGATGTCTTATGTGTGCTCTCATTCACTTTCAACCTCATCTCAGTTAGCAAACTCACTCAAAAACCAAACACAtgtctatttttcttaaaagatctTTGCTTCATTCAGGTCCTCTCTTCATGGATGACGATTGGACTTGCTAGGTTCATGTTGGACTCTATTATCTGCTGCCTCCTTCTCATGACAGCAACATCAACCCCTCTTTAA
- the LOC121258172 gene encoding probable LRR receptor-like serine/threonine-protein kinase At3g47570, which produces MGHSNSLSSLVSLCSTICSALVVVSVLGIGSSTYAIGGKEADRLALLEFKKGITHDPFMVFSSWNNSTGFCQWQGVTCGHRHRRVTKLRLAAQNLVGSISPFIGNLSFLRFLHLQNNSLIHEIPPEIGRLRRLRELRLHNNTISGRIPTNVSGCMHIEVLSLANNHLVGEIPVDLSSLSKLKIFSVGNNRIKGIIPPFFGNLSSLEVLSAPFNNLSGSIPHSLGNLMNLEYIALGANLLSGTIPSQIFNISSITNFDVGVNQIHGSLPLDLGITFPNLLNLALSSNQFTGSIPPSISNASNLGFLTIAGNYFTGNIPSLEKLQKLQWLSTSDNLLGRGEADDLSFLFSLTNATILELLAIDSNNLGGVLPKYISNFSSTLKVFLIEYNNIAGIIPSGISNLFNLERLYLRNNQLSGTIPHDLGKLQNLQEMVLSDNKISGNIPDSLGNLSRLIRLDLKSNNLQGSIPSSLGNCQSLLSLDLYNNILSGAIPPQVIGLSSLSVYLDLSQNHFTGSLPIEVGNLKNLGALYLSENMLSGEIPSSLGSCIKLEYLAMEENFFLGSIPSSLGSLRGLQQLDLSRNNLSGKIPDFFVDLKVLELLNLSYNNLEGLVPIEGVFKNSTATSVVGNNLLCGGIPEMELPKCNFGEPKKKKKKLTIILIVFGILGTMSVISFLFICWLRKKRTESASNSSENMSYQSLSKATGGFSPNNLIGVGSFGSVYKGILDEGRKTIAVKVLNLLQRGAAKSFLAECEALRNIRHRNLLKVLTVCSSVDFHGNDFKALVYEFMINGSLEDWLHPVAQDQDEEHEHKPRNLNLYMRLNIAIDVASALEYLHYHCQIPIVHCDLKPSNVLLDDEMVGHVGDFGLAKFSPKVNHIINSSNEQSSSIGIRGTIGYTAPEYGMGNEVSVYGDVYSYGILLLEMFTKKGPTDGMFRGALDLHSFVKVALPHRVMEITDPILFQEREGERNFGRNIIQECLISILGIGVACSTNQPGERMNVKEVVAQLHMIKKKLVG; this is translated from the exons ATGGGGCATTCCAACAGCTTGAGCTCCCTAGTCTCTTTGTGTAGTACTATTTGCAGTGCCCTTGTTGTTGTTTCTGTCCTGGGCATTGGTTCTTCCACCTATGCCATTGGCGGGAAGGAGGCAGACAGGCTAGCCTTGCTAGAATTCAAGAAGGGAATAACCCATGACCCTTTCATGGTTTTCAGTTCCTGGAATAACAGCACTGGTTTTTGTCAATGGCAGGGTGTCACATGCGGTCACCGGCACAGAAGGGTCACGAAGTTGCGCCTGGCAGCTCAAAACCTTGTCGGATCTATATCGCCTTTCATTGGAAACTTGAGTTTTTTAAGGTTTCTGCACCTTCAAAACAATAGCTTGATTCATGAAATCCCTCCAGAAATAGGTCGTTTGCGCAGATTAAGGGAGTTAAGGCTGCATAATAATACAATCAGTGGAAGAATTCCTACGAATGTATCTGGTTGCATGCATATCGAAGTTCTCAGTCTTGCTAATAACCACCTGGTTGGGGAAATTCCTGTAGACCTTTCCTCCCTGTCAAAgctgaaaatattttctgtagGGAACAACAGAATAAAAGGAattatccctccattttttGGGAACCTATCTTCACTTGAGGTACTTTCAGCACCCTTTAATAATCTTAGTGGGAGTATTCCTCATTCACTAGGCAACCTTATGAATCTTGAATATATAGCACTTGGTGCTAATTTGCTTTCTGGGACCATCCCTTCACAAATCTTCAATATCTCTTCTATTACTAATTTTGACGTTGGAGTTAATCAAATCCATGGAAGTCTTCCGTTGGACTTGGGCATAACCTTTCCTAATCTCCTAAACCTTGCCCTTTCCTCGAACCAATTTACTGGTTCCATTCCTCCTTCAATTTCCAATGCCTCAAATCTGGGTTTTCTTACAATTGCAGGGAATTATTTTACTGGAAATATTCCTTCTTTGGAAAAGCTGCAGAAGCTTCAATGGTTGAGCACCAGCGACAATCTCCTCGGAAGGGGGGAAGCTGATGACTTGagctttctcttttctttgacCAATGCTACAATCTTAGAGTTGTTGGCTATAGACAGCAACAATCTTGGTGGTGTTTTACCTAAATACATCAGTAACTTTTCATCTACTctgaaagtatttttaatagaatacaATAATATAGCAGGAATTATACCAAGTGGGATCTCAAATCTCTTCAACTTAGAGAGACTCTATTTGCGGAATAACCAATTGTCAGGTACCATTCCCCATGATCTTGGAAAGCTTCAGAATTTGCAGGAAATGGTTCTAAGTGACAACAAAATCTCAGGCAACATTCCGGATTCTCTTGGAAATCTATCTCGGTTAATCAGATTAGATTTAAAGAGCAACAACCTTCAGGGAAGCATCCCTTCAAGTCTAGGCAACTGCCAATCTTTGCTTTCATTAGATCTTTACAATAACATTCTAAGTGGCGCCATACCTCCACAAGTCATTGGCCTCTCTTCCTTATCAGTCTATCTTGATTTGTCCCAAAATCATTTCACAGGTTCCCTTCCCATTGAAGTTGGGAATCTTAAAAACCTGGGTGCATTGTATCTTTCAGAAAACATGCTATCCGGTGAAATTCCTAGCAGTCTTGGCAGTTGTATTAAGCTGGAGTATCTAGCCATGGAAGAAAACTTCTTCCTAGGCTCCATTCCATCAAGTTTAGGTTCTCTGAGAGGACTTCAACAATTAGATCTTTCTCGAAATAATCTATCAGgaaaaattccagatttttttGTGGATTTGAAAGTTTTGGAGCTTTTGAATCTATCTTATAATAATCTGGAGGGTCTGGTGCCTATTGAGGGGGTTTTCAAGAACTCCACAGCAACTTCAGTTGTAGGAAACAATCTCCTATGTGGGGGAATACCTGAGATGGAGTTGCCTAAATGCAACTTTGGGGagccgaagaagaagaagaagaaattgacAATAATATTGATAGTTTTCGGGATTTTAGGGACAATGTCTGTGATCTCTTTCTTATTTATCTGCTggttaagaaagaaaagaacagaatCAGCTTCAAACTCTTCAGAAAATATGTCTTATCAAAGTCTCTCGAAAGCCACTGGAGGGTTCTCCCCCAATAATTTGATTGGTGTTGGCAGTTTTGGATCCGTGTATAAAGGAATCCTTGATGAGGGTAGAAAAACAATTGCTGTAAAGGTTCTAAACCTTTTGCAGCGTGGAGCTGCCAAAAGCTTTCTTGCTGAATGTGAGGCCCTGAGAAACATCAGGCATCGAAACCTTTTGAAGGTACTAACTGTTTGTTCAAgtgttgattttcatggcaATGATTTCAAGGCACTAGTTTATGAGTTCATGATCAATGGCAGCCTTGAGGATTGGTTGCATCCAGTTGCACAAGATCAAGATGAAGAACATGAACACAAACCAAGAAATCTTAATCTTTATATGAGGTTGAATATCGCCATTGATGTTGCGAGCGCATTGGAATATCTCCATTATCATTGCCAAATACCTATTGTTCACTGTGATTTGAAGCCTAGTAATGTTCTTCTCGACGATGAAATGGTTGGACATGTTGGTGACTTTGGATTGGCAAAATTCTCTCCTAAAGTGAACCATATTATAAACTCTTCTAATGAACAATCAAGCTCTATTGGCATAAGAGGAACAATTGGCTACACTGCTCCTG AGTATGGTATGGGAAATGAGGTGTCTGTCTATGGAGATGTGTACAGTTATGGGATCCTCCTATTGGAAATGTTTACCAAGAAAGGACCCACAGACGGCATGTTTCGAGGTGCTTTGGACCTACATTCATTTGTCAAGGTAGCTTTGCCTCATCGAGTGATGGAGATTACAGATCCAATTCTTTTCCAggaaagagaaggagagagaaacttCGGAAGAAACATAATCCAGGAGTGCTTGATTTCGATATTAGGGATTGGAGTTGCTTGTTCTACAAATCAACCTGGAGAAAGGATGAACGTTAAAGAAGTTGTAGCACAGCTTCATATGATTAAGAAAAAGCTTGTTggatga